The proteins below are encoded in one region of Chiloscyllium punctatum isolate Juve2018m chromosome 9, sChiPun1.3, whole genome shotgun sequence:
- the LOC140481118 gene encoding serpin H1-like yields MWVSKLLIVVLLAVAVAEEKLGEHTVALADSSIKLGLSLYHTVAKDKGAENILLSPVVVASSLGLVSLGAKEQTASEAKAVLDMGKVQDDKLHSALSQLLTEVSNSTARNVTWRMGTRLYGPSSVTFTEDFVKKSKKHYNYEPSKINFRDKKGALKSINEWAAETTDGKVAEATKDLSKTDGAMIINAMFFKPHWDEKFHRKMVDQRTFMVSRSLSVAIDMMHRTGLYNFYKDDTNQVNVLEMPLAHQLSSMVFIMPHNVQPLDNLEKLLTKEQIKTWLGKLQKRAVAVSLPKVKLGVSHELQKHLASIGLTTAVDKTKADLSKISGKKDLYLANVLHAAALEWSTEGNPYDAFIYGREELKNPEIFYADHPFFFLVKDKRTNSILFIGRLVKPEGSKMHDEL; encoded by the exons ATGTGGGTGAGCAAGCTGCTGATTGTGGTGCTCCTGGCTGTTGCAGTGGCTGAGGAGAAGCTGGGTGAACACACAGTTGCCCTAGCAGATAGCAGCATCAAACTGGGCCTGAGCCTCTACCACACTGTGGCCAAAGACAAGGGCGCTGAGAACATCCTCCTCTCTCCCGTGGTGGTGGCTTCTTCACTCGGCCTAGTGTCCCTCGGTGCCAAGGAGCAGACCGCCAGCGAAGCAAAGGCAGTGCTGGACATGGGTAAGGTGCAAGATGACAAGCTGCACTCAGCGCTGTCCCAGCTACTCACTGAGGTCAGCAACTCCACCGCACGCAACGTGACCTGGAGGATGGGCACCCGGCTGTACGGCCCGAGCTCGGTCACCTTCACTGAGGACTTTGTGAAGAAGAGCAAAAAGCACTACAACTACGAGCCCTCCAAGATCAACTTCCGGGACAAGAAAGGAGCCTTGAAGTCCATCAACGAGTGGGCAGCAGAGACCACTGACGGCAAAGTCGCTGAGGCAACCAAAGACCTGTCGAAAACAGATGGAGCTATGATCATCAATGCTATGTTCTTCAAAC CTCACTGGGATGAAAAATTCCACCGTAAGATGGTGGACCAGCGCACTTTCATGGTGAGTCGGTCTCTTTCGGTGGCGATTGACATGATGCATCGTACAG GTCTTTATAACTTTTATAAGGACGACACCAACCAGGTGAATGTGCTGGAAATGCCCCTGGCCCACCAGTTATCCAGCATGGTCTTCATCAtgcctcacaacgtgcagcctcTGGACAACCTGGAGAAACTGCTGACCAAGGAGCAGATCAAAACCTGGCTGGGCAAGCTCCAGAAAAGGGCTGTGGCAGTCTCCTTGCCAAAAGTCAAGCTGGGGGTCAGCCACGAGCTGCAG AAACATCTGGCCAGTATCGGTCTGACCACCGCGGTTGACAAGACCAAAGCTGACTTGTCAAAGATCTCTGGGAAGAAGGACCTGTACCTGGCCAATGTTCTCCACGCTGCGGCTCTGGAATGGAGTACCGAGGGAAACCCCTACGATGCCTTCATATATGGGCGGGAGGAGCTGAAGAACCCTGAGATCTTCTATGCCGATCACCCTTTCTTCTTCCTGGTCAAGGACAAGAGGACAAACTCCATTCTCTTCATTGGGCGATTGGTGAAGCCTGAGGGCAGCAAGATGCATGATGAACTGTAG